Proteins encoded within one genomic window of Lactococcus garvieae:
- a CDS encoding aminopeptidase P family protein, with the protein MRISNLKEKIVQENLDGLILTDMKNIYYLTGFSGTAGTIFMTADQSYFMTDDRYIGIARQLITGFQIIQTRDALSEIARLAEGLHTVGFEDTVDFAFYRVLAEKLKNAKLVPTTNFVAELRQIKEADEIKTIKKACQIADKAFEAVLRYIEPGRTEIEVANFLDFKMREMGASGISFDTIVASGKRSSLPHGVATHKMIEFGDPVTIDFGCYYNHYASDMTRTVFVGEVSPKMREIYHTVRQANEGLIAEAKAGMSLVDFDKVPRNIIEEASYGEYFTHGIGHGLGLDVHEIPYFGAKAVGELKHNMVVTDEPGIYIPDFGGVRIEDDLLITEEGCQVLTQSPKELLIL; encoded by the coding sequence ATGAGAATCAGCAACTTAAAAGAAAAAATAGTTCAAGAAAATTTAGATGGCTTAATCCTTACTGACATGAAAAATATCTATTATCTGACTGGCTTTTCAGGCACAGCGGGAACGATTTTCATGACGGCTGACCAATCCTACTTTATGACTGATGATCGTTATATTGGGATTGCACGGCAGTTAATTACCGGCTTTCAAATCATCCAAACACGTGATGCTTTGTCTGAAATCGCTCGATTGGCTGAAGGTCTCCATACTGTCGGCTTTGAAGATACCGTTGATTTTGCCTTTTATCGTGTATTGGCAGAAAAGTTAAAAAATGCTAAGCTTGTACCGACGACAAACTTTGTAGCGGAGCTACGCCAAATCAAAGAAGCAGATGAAATAAAAACAATCAAGAAAGCGTGCCAAATTGCAGATAAAGCTTTTGAAGCTGTGCTGCGCTATATCGAACCAGGCAGAACAGAAATAGAAGTTGCGAATTTCCTTGATTTCAAAATGCGGGAAATGGGCGCAAGTGGCATCTCTTTTGATACAATTGTCGCCTCAGGCAAGCGCAGCAGCTTACCGCATGGTGTTGCTACGCATAAGATGATTGAGTTTGGCGATCCTGTGACTATTGATTTTGGATGCTATTATAATCATTATGCGAGTGATATGACAAGAACAGTCTTCGTTGGTGAGGTTAGTCCGAAGATGCGAGAAATTTATCATACTGTACGTCAGGCAAATGAAGGACTGATTGCCGAAGCTAAGGCAGGAATGTCCTTGGTTGATTTTGATAAAGTACCCCGCAATATTATTGAAGAGGCTTCCTATGGCGAATACTTTACACATGGTATCGGCCACGGACTAGGACTTGATGTGCATGAGATTCCTTATTTCGGTGCGAAAGCTGTTGGAGAGTTAAAGCACAATATGGTGGTCACTGATGAGCCAGGAATCTATATTCCTGACTTTGGCGGCGTACGGATAGAGGATGATTTGCTTATTACTGAAGAAGGCTGTCAAGTCTTGACACAATCACCGAAAGAACTTCTGATCCTTTAA
- a CDS encoding HAD family hydrolase: MKFKAIVFDMDGVLVDSERFHSKVLDNFFVESGIDASHLTPKDFVGSVLKDMWPKVLRDEFTEARAAQVHQDFLDYDVQFPIPYKELLLPGVTDALKTFSEKGYKLAVASSSRRHEIAEVLDTHGLRQYFEFFLSGQDEFEQSKPNPAIYLAAMEKLGVQPSETLIIEDSHYGIMAGKAAGATVWAVKDYYFGIDQEQADYFIDTLTDAKNLLTDSE; this comes from the coding sequence ATGAAATTTAAAGCGATTGTATTTGATATGGATGGTGTTTTGGTTGATTCGGAACGTTTTCACTCGAAGGTTTTAGACAACTTTTTTGTAGAGAGTGGTATTGATGCCAGCCATTTAACACCCAAAGATTTTGTAGGGAGTGTCTTGAAAGATATGTGGCCAAAAGTCTTGCGTGATGAGTTTACGGAGGCGCGTGCAGCGCAAGTTCACCAAGATTTCTTGGATTATGATGTACAATTTCCAATTCCTTATAAAGAGCTACTTTTACCTGGCGTTACCGATGCTTTGAAAACTTTTTCAGAAAAAGGATACAAGTTAGCTGTAGCTTCAAGTTCACGTCGTCATGAGATTGCTGAAGTCTTGGATACACACGGTTTGCGTCAGTATTTCGAATTTTTCTTGTCTGGTCAAGATGAGTTTGAGCAGTCTAAACCAAACCCAGCTATCTATCTAGCAGCCATGGAGAAACTTGGAGTGCAACCTTCAGAAACACTGATTATTGAAGATTCTCATTATGGAATTATGGCAGGTAAGGCTGCAGGTGCCACAGTATGGGCAGTTAAAGATTATTACTTTGGGATTGATCAAGAGCAAGCAGATTATTTTATCGATACTCTTACAGATGCCAAAAACTTGTTGACTGATTCAGAATAG